A window from Neodiprion fabricii isolate iyNeoFabr1 chromosome 2, iyNeoFabr1.1, whole genome shotgun sequence encodes these proteins:
- the LOC124176551 gene encoding uncharacterized protein LOC124176551 isoform X1 has translation MFQSPGRVLCLLAVCTTLQLGNGDQCLTRPIFEKVTAKRIVQLEGKTLDIRFELSRRVTQRLVSRVMKIFLTEVLGYSAVSLVEIDDNFNAEEVISRLSDGQHPQSIMSSRRDSRIPETMVNMEVWLPVQLDMAFYMEYYDVKDCGFVAPPGYFGWFVPRKLWRSDRMSSSWEMFANTERASDFQPDDEILEEIKRATLKPGSDNQHYCTEKDNCRDGFYVPERCRKTSSADIANTSLSNNEVRDVRESCALLLTSDPDATGFVKDDVDRLKLYVMVAWVGPRLKNLTEWITDRYAASRSNRSLVILHWNPSDLVPSDRDFVSVDFPRCDLNGERCPYGSKRLTKLVWAKLEKIAKLAYQTITKVYFTGSMYQELIGGYNNDTSEEKVACDWLDKNLEWTLKNWRSEDRDKSVLTIGGIFPMTGSSYKAKSILVAADMARDSVNSNNTVLKDYSLELLARDGQCKSDMVMKSFIDYIVYQYKTLIGILGPACSETLEPLIGISKQYSTMIVSYSAEGSSFDDRESYPYFFRTIGENKQYKHVYLQLLKKMGWRRVAALTEDGQKYTEYISHMQDFLQENGITFVDNAKYPRDRDIDVMRRYLDNLKKKRARIIIADVYDEVARQVMCEAYKLEMTAYQGYVWFLPLWLLPGWYETERYNAEGETVPCSNAEMAEAVNGYLGITHSFWAPDDETMQENITVKEWRQSYEAKCQEQNLLPSDYAGYAYDATWTYAYAMDQLLAENESYVFALHHEQTANRLRDIISRTDFYGVSGRIKFLGGASRISVVEIVQHVNNETKKIGLFHPNVSDTHNEVVGGRLDLNMSAIVWLTGEKPNDGSLKPDKCVFSGIAELLDVTCEVAIVIVNIIGFGCLGVLLIVGFVMIKRKYDEKVRLHERYMKSLGIDLLQTDTAGLDKWEIPRECVVINRKLGEGAFGTVYGGEAFFAEKGWLAVAVKTLKVGSSTEEKLDFLSEVEVMKRFEHKNIIKLLGVCIKCEPVYTVMEFMLYGDLKTYLLARRHLVNDRNYEESDEISSKKLTAMALDVARALSYLAQLKYVHRDIASRNCLVNAQRVVKLGDFGMTRPMYENDYYKFNRKGMLPVRWMAPESLGLGIFTPASDVWSYGVLLYEIITFGSFPFQGLSNNEVLEHVKTGNTIAIPSGIKAPLENLIRSCWKIDHKLRPNAPEIVDFLATNPRLLSPCLDVPLASVQLEHTGQVDIQLPEKFRKFSVSMRRSSQSAASPRMVATSIVSSGTPLIRGIEDDDRTIGRGRELNRDSFISARSSAFGNTAQTAGESSSPLLSTNSGGLPVVDNSDSDQASKYLELQRFVSGGGGGGGKSTDTGSKISARYVNMRPGMDAEINACDESFDRGNVFSTMTKTPGARANGDVAEGHDPLIQRAPFL, from the exons ATGTTTCAAAGTCCAGGGCGTGTTTTATGCCTTCTGGCCGTCTGCACGACGCTGCAACTGGGCAATGGTGATCAGTGCTTAACGAGGCCTATATTTGAAA aggtGACGGCGAAGCGGATCGTCCAATTGGAAGGAAAAACTTTGGACATCAGATTCGAATTATCGAGACGAGTAACGCAGCGTTTGGTATCCagagtaatgaaaatattcctaACCGAGGTACTTGGTTACTCGGCCGTTTCGTTAGTGGAAATAGATGATAATTTTAACGCAGAGGAGGTTATTTCGAGACTATCGGACGGCCAACATCCTCAAAGCAT CATGTCCTCACGGCGTGATTCCAGAATACCAGAAACAATGGTGAACATGGAAGTGTGGCTTCCAGTGCAATTGGACATGGCATTTTACATGGAGTACTACGACGTTAAGGATTGCGGTTTCGTCGCACCACCGGGCTACTTCGGATGGTTCGTGCCGCGAAAATTGTGGAGATCGGACCGGATGTCAAGCAGCTGGGAGATGTTCGCGAATACCGAGAGAGCGTCAGATTTTCAACCGGATGACGAGATCCTCGAGGAGATAAAAAGGGCGACACTGAAACCGGGATCCGATAACCAGCACTACTGCACCGAGAAGGACAACTGTCGGGATGGATTTTACGTGCCGGAACGATGCCGGAAAACGAGCAGTGCCGATATAGCGAACACGTCGCTCAGCAATAACGAGGTGCGGGATGTGAGGGAGAGTTGCGCCCTGCTGCTGACGAGCGATCCGGACGCGACGGGTTTCGTCAAGGACGACGTAGACCGTCTGAAACTGTACGTCATGGTCGCCTGGGTTGGTCCGCGTTTGAAGAACCTTACCGAATGGATAACGGATCGATACGCGGCCTCTAGATCCAACAGATCGCTGGTCATACTCCACTGGAATCCGAGCGACCTTGTGCCGAGCGATCGGGACTTCGTTTCGGTTGATTTTCCGCGATGCGACTTGAACGGCGAGAGGTGTCCCTACGGTTCGAAGAGACTGACGAAGCTGGTCTGGGCCAAGCTTGAAAAGATAGCGAAACTCGCTTACCAGACGATAACGAAGGTGTACTTCACCGGTAGCATGTACCAGGAGCTGATCGGCGGTTACAACAACGACACGTCCGAGGAGAAGGTCGCCTGCGATTGGCTTGACAAAAATTTGGAGTGGACGTTGAAGAACTGGAGGTCCGAAGACAGGGACAAGAGCGTCCTCACCATAGGGGGTATCTTTCCGATGACCGGCTCGTCCTACAAGGCTAAATCGATCCTGGTAGCGGCGGACATGGCGAGGGATTCCGTCAACTCCAACAACACTGTCCTCAAGGACTACAGCCTCGAGCTCCTGGCTCGCGACGGACAGTGCAAGTCGGACATGGTCATGAAGTCGTTCATCGACTACATCGTTTACCAGTACAAGACGCTGATCGGGATTCTGGGTCCGGCGTGCTCGGAAACGCTCGAACCACTGATCGGGATCTCGAAGCAGTACAGCACCATGATAGTCAGCTACAGCGCGGAGGGTTCGAGCTTCGACGACAGGGAGAGCTATCCGTACTTCTTCCGCACCATTGGCGAGAACAAGCAGTACAAACACGTCTACCTTCAGCTGTTGAAGAAGATGGGATGGCGAAGGGTAGCCGCTCTGACTGAGGACGGTCAGAAGTACACCGAGTACATATCTCACATGCAGGATTTTCTACAGGAGAACGGAATCACGTTTGTCGACAATGCTAAATACCCGAGGGATAGGGACATCGACGTTATGCGGAGG TATTTGGATAACCTGAAGAAGAAACGAGCGAGAATTATTATAGCCGACGTTTACGACGAAGTCGCGAGGCAAGTGATGTGCGAGGCTTACAAGTTGGAAATGACCGCCTATCAA GGTTACGTCTGGTTCCTTCCGTTGTGGCTACTGCCGGGTTGGTACGAGACGGAGCGTTACAACGCGGAGGGTGAAACGGTGCCGTGTTCGAACGCAGAAATGGCAGAAGCGGTGAACGGCTACCTGGGAATAACGCACTCCTTCTGGGCTCCGGACGACGAGACGATGCAGGAAAACATAACGGTGAAAGAATGGCGACAGAGTTACGAGGCGAAGTGCCAGGAGCAGAATCTCCTGCCGTCGGATTACGCCGGTTACGCCTACGACGCGACCTGGACCTACGCCTACGCGATGGACCAGCTGCTGGCAGAGAACGAGAGCTACGTCTTCGCTCTTCACCACGAACAAACGGCGAACAGACTCAGGGACATAATAAGCCGAACGGACTTCTACGGAGTGTCGGGACGGATAAAGTTCCTGGGGGGAGCCTCGCGGATATCCGTCGTTGAAATCGTTCAGCACGTCAATAACGAGACGAAGAAAATCGGCCTGTTTCATCCCAACGTATCGGACACTCACAACGAAGTCGTTGGCGGTCGTTTGGACCTCAACATGTCCGCGATAGTATGGCTTACCGGGGAAAAACCGAACGACGGATCTTTGAAGCCTGACAAATGCGTGTTCTCCGGTATAGCTGAACTTCTCGACGTGACCTGCGAAGTCGCCATCGTCATCGTAAACATCATCGGTTTCGGTTGTCTCGGGGTTTTGCTGATCGTCGGTTTCGTTATGATCAAGAGAAA ATACGACGAAAAAGTTCGTCTGCACGAGAGGTACATGAAATCGCTTGGTATCGACTTGCTGCAAACGGACACAGCTGGTCTGGACAAGTGGGAAATACCGCGTGAATGTGTCGTGATAAATCGGAAGCTCGGCGAGGGAGCTTTCGGCACTGTTTACGGAGGCGAAGCTTTCTTTGCGGAAAAGGGATGGCTCGCCGTGGCGGTGAAGACGTTGAAAGTTGGAAGTTCGACCGAAGAGAAATTGGACTTTCTGAGCGAGGTCGAAGTGATGAAGCGTTTCGAGCACAAGAACATCATCAAACTTCTCGGCGTCTGTATTAAATGCGAACCGGTTTACACGGTTATGGAATTCATGCTATACGGCGATTTGAAAACCTATCTCTTGGCCAGGCGGCACCTCGTCAACGATCGCAATTACGAAGAATCCGACGAAATATCTAGCAAAAAATTAACAGCTATGGCTCTCGATGTGGCAAGAGCTCTCAGCTATTTGGCTCAGCTCAAATACGTTCACAG AGACATAGCATCGCGCAACTGTCTGGTGAATGCTCAGCGTGTGGTAAAATTAGGTGACTTTGGTATGACTAGACCAATGTACGAGAACGACTACTACAAATTCAACAGAAAAG gAATGCTACCGGTGAGATGGATGGCCCCCGAATCTCTGGGACTGGGAATATTCACACCGGCATCCGACGTCTGGTCCTACGGTGTTCTACTCTACGAAATAATAACCTTCGGAAGTTTTCCCTTCCAAGGATTGAGCAACAACGAGGTCCTGGAGCACGTAAAGACGGGAAACACGATAGCCATTCCATCGGGAATAAAGGCCCCCCT GGAAAACCTTATACGTTCCTGCTGGAAAATCGATCACAAGTTGCGACCAAACGCGCCGGAAATCGTCGATTTCCTCGCGACGAATCCGCGGCTGTTATCGCCGTGCCTCGACGTCCCCTTGGCGAGTGTGCAGCTCGAGCATACGGGTCAGGTCGACATTCAGCTGCCGGAAAAGTTCCGTAAATTTTCCGTATCGATGAGAAGATCCTCGCAGAGCGCGGCTTCGCCGAGAATGGTGGCTACTTCGATCGTGAGTTCCGGAACGCCGCTGATCCGGGGAATCGAAGACGACGACAGGACGATCGGAAGAGGGCGAGAATTGAATCGCGACAGTTTCATAAGCGCGAGATCGTCCGCATTTGGAAACACGGCGCAAACGGCGGGGGAAAGTTCGAGCCCTTTGCTGTCGACGAATAGCGGCGGACTTCCGGTCGTCGATAACTCCGATTCCGATCAGGCATCCAAATACCTCGAACTCCAGCGTTTCGtgagcggcggcggcggcggcggcggaaAATCCACGGACACTGGTAGTAAAATTTCGGCTAGGTACGTCAACATGCGACCGGGAATGGACGCGGAAATTAACGCCTGCGACGAAAGCTTTGATCGGGGAAACGTTTTCTCGACGATGACAAAAACTCCTGGAGCTCGAGCCAACGGCGACGTTGCCGAGGGGCATGACCCCCTAATTCAACGCGCACCTTTCCTCTGA
- the LOC124176551 gene encoding uncharacterized protein LOC124176551 isoform X5: protein MFQSPGRVLCLLAVCTTLQLGNGDQCLTRPIFEKVTAKRIVQLEGKTLDIRFELSRRVTQRLVSRVMKIFLTEVLGYSAVSLVEIDDNFNAEEVISRLSDGQHPQSIMSSRRDSRIPETMVNMEVWLPVQLDMAFYMEYYDVKDCGFVAPPGYFGWFVPRKLWRSDRMSSSWEMFANTERASDFQPDDEILEEIKRATLKPGSDNQHYCTEKDNCRDGFYVPERCRKTSSADIANTSLSNNEVRDVRESCALLLTSDPDATGFVKDDVDRLKLYVMVAWVGPRLKNLTEWITDRYAASRSNRSLVILHWNPSDLVPSDRDFVSVDFPRCDLNGERCPYGSKRLTKLVWAKLEKIAKLAYQTITKVYFTGSMYQELIGGYNNDTSEEKVACDWLDKNLEWTLKNWRSEDRDKSVLTIGGIFPMTGSSYKAKSILVAADMARDSVNSNNTVLKDYSLELLARDGQCKSDMVMKSFIDYIVYQYKTLIGILGPACSETLEPLIGISKQYSTMIVSYSAEGSSFDDRESYPYFFRTIGENKQYKHVYLQLLKKMGWRRVAALTEDGQKYTEYISHMQDFLQENGITFVDNAKYPRDRDIDVMRRYLDNLKKKRARIIIADVYDEVARQVMCEAYKLEMTAYQGYVWFLPLWLLPGWYETERYNAEGETVPCSNAEMAEAVNGYLGITHSFWAPDDETMQENITVKEWRQSYEAKCQEQNLLPSDYAGYAYDATWTYAYAMDQLLAENESYVFALHHEQTANRLRDIISRTDFYGVSGRIKFLGGASRISVVEIVQHVNNETKKIGLFHPNVSDTHNEVVGGRLDLNMSAIVWLTGEKPNDGSLKPDKCVFSGIAELLDVTCEVAIVIVNIIGFGCLGVLLIVGFVMIKRKYDEKVRLHERYMKSLGIDLLQTDTAGLDKWEIPRECVVINRKLGEGAFGTVYGGEAFFAEKGWLAVAVKTLKVGSSTEEKLDFLSEVEVMKRFEHKNIIKLLGVCIKCEPVYTVMEFMLYGDLKTYLLARRHLVNDRNYEESDEISSKKLTAMALDVARALSYLAQLKYVHRNATGEMDGPRISGTGNIHTGIRRLVLRCSTLRNNNLRKFSLPRIEQQRGPGARKDGKHDSHSIGNKGPPGKPYTFLLENRSQVATKRAGNRRFPRDESAAVIAVPRRPLGECAARAYGSGRHSAAGKVP, encoded by the exons ATGTTTCAAAGTCCAGGGCGTGTTTTATGCCTTCTGGCCGTCTGCACGACGCTGCAACTGGGCAATGGTGATCAGTGCTTAACGAGGCCTATATTTGAAA aggtGACGGCGAAGCGGATCGTCCAATTGGAAGGAAAAACTTTGGACATCAGATTCGAATTATCGAGACGAGTAACGCAGCGTTTGGTATCCagagtaatgaaaatattcctaACCGAGGTACTTGGTTACTCGGCCGTTTCGTTAGTGGAAATAGATGATAATTTTAACGCAGAGGAGGTTATTTCGAGACTATCGGACGGCCAACATCCTCAAAGCAT CATGTCCTCACGGCGTGATTCCAGAATACCAGAAACAATGGTGAACATGGAAGTGTGGCTTCCAGTGCAATTGGACATGGCATTTTACATGGAGTACTACGACGTTAAGGATTGCGGTTTCGTCGCACCACCGGGCTACTTCGGATGGTTCGTGCCGCGAAAATTGTGGAGATCGGACCGGATGTCAAGCAGCTGGGAGATGTTCGCGAATACCGAGAGAGCGTCAGATTTTCAACCGGATGACGAGATCCTCGAGGAGATAAAAAGGGCGACACTGAAACCGGGATCCGATAACCAGCACTACTGCACCGAGAAGGACAACTGTCGGGATGGATTTTACGTGCCGGAACGATGCCGGAAAACGAGCAGTGCCGATATAGCGAACACGTCGCTCAGCAATAACGAGGTGCGGGATGTGAGGGAGAGTTGCGCCCTGCTGCTGACGAGCGATCCGGACGCGACGGGTTTCGTCAAGGACGACGTAGACCGTCTGAAACTGTACGTCATGGTCGCCTGGGTTGGTCCGCGTTTGAAGAACCTTACCGAATGGATAACGGATCGATACGCGGCCTCTAGATCCAACAGATCGCTGGTCATACTCCACTGGAATCCGAGCGACCTTGTGCCGAGCGATCGGGACTTCGTTTCGGTTGATTTTCCGCGATGCGACTTGAACGGCGAGAGGTGTCCCTACGGTTCGAAGAGACTGACGAAGCTGGTCTGGGCCAAGCTTGAAAAGATAGCGAAACTCGCTTACCAGACGATAACGAAGGTGTACTTCACCGGTAGCATGTACCAGGAGCTGATCGGCGGTTACAACAACGACACGTCCGAGGAGAAGGTCGCCTGCGATTGGCTTGACAAAAATTTGGAGTGGACGTTGAAGAACTGGAGGTCCGAAGACAGGGACAAGAGCGTCCTCACCATAGGGGGTATCTTTCCGATGACCGGCTCGTCCTACAAGGCTAAATCGATCCTGGTAGCGGCGGACATGGCGAGGGATTCCGTCAACTCCAACAACACTGTCCTCAAGGACTACAGCCTCGAGCTCCTGGCTCGCGACGGACAGTGCAAGTCGGACATGGTCATGAAGTCGTTCATCGACTACATCGTTTACCAGTACAAGACGCTGATCGGGATTCTGGGTCCGGCGTGCTCGGAAACGCTCGAACCACTGATCGGGATCTCGAAGCAGTACAGCACCATGATAGTCAGCTACAGCGCGGAGGGTTCGAGCTTCGACGACAGGGAGAGCTATCCGTACTTCTTCCGCACCATTGGCGAGAACAAGCAGTACAAACACGTCTACCTTCAGCTGTTGAAGAAGATGGGATGGCGAAGGGTAGCCGCTCTGACTGAGGACGGTCAGAAGTACACCGAGTACATATCTCACATGCAGGATTTTCTACAGGAGAACGGAATCACGTTTGTCGACAATGCTAAATACCCGAGGGATAGGGACATCGACGTTATGCGGAGG TATTTGGATAACCTGAAGAAGAAACGAGCGAGAATTATTATAGCCGACGTTTACGACGAAGTCGCGAGGCAAGTGATGTGCGAGGCTTACAAGTTGGAAATGACCGCCTATCAA GGTTACGTCTGGTTCCTTCCGTTGTGGCTACTGCCGGGTTGGTACGAGACGGAGCGTTACAACGCGGAGGGTGAAACGGTGCCGTGTTCGAACGCAGAAATGGCAGAAGCGGTGAACGGCTACCTGGGAATAACGCACTCCTTCTGGGCTCCGGACGACGAGACGATGCAGGAAAACATAACGGTGAAAGAATGGCGACAGAGTTACGAGGCGAAGTGCCAGGAGCAGAATCTCCTGCCGTCGGATTACGCCGGTTACGCCTACGACGCGACCTGGACCTACGCCTACGCGATGGACCAGCTGCTGGCAGAGAACGAGAGCTACGTCTTCGCTCTTCACCACGAACAAACGGCGAACAGACTCAGGGACATAATAAGCCGAACGGACTTCTACGGAGTGTCGGGACGGATAAAGTTCCTGGGGGGAGCCTCGCGGATATCCGTCGTTGAAATCGTTCAGCACGTCAATAACGAGACGAAGAAAATCGGCCTGTTTCATCCCAACGTATCGGACACTCACAACGAAGTCGTTGGCGGTCGTTTGGACCTCAACATGTCCGCGATAGTATGGCTTACCGGGGAAAAACCGAACGACGGATCTTTGAAGCCTGACAAATGCGTGTTCTCCGGTATAGCTGAACTTCTCGACGTGACCTGCGAAGTCGCCATCGTCATCGTAAACATCATCGGTTTCGGTTGTCTCGGGGTTTTGCTGATCGTCGGTTTCGTTATGATCAAGAGAAA ATACGACGAAAAAGTTCGTCTGCACGAGAGGTACATGAAATCGCTTGGTATCGACTTGCTGCAAACGGACACAGCTGGTCTGGACAAGTGGGAAATACCGCGTGAATGTGTCGTGATAAATCGGAAGCTCGGCGAGGGAGCTTTCGGCACTGTTTACGGAGGCGAAGCTTTCTTTGCGGAAAAGGGATGGCTCGCCGTGGCGGTGAAGACGTTGAAAGTTGGAAGTTCGACCGAAGAGAAATTGGACTTTCTGAGCGAGGTCGAAGTGATGAAGCGTTTCGAGCACAAGAACATCATCAAACTTCTCGGCGTCTGTATTAAATGCGAACCGGTTTACACGGTTATGGAATTCATGCTATACGGCGATTTGAAAACCTATCTCTTGGCCAGGCGGCACCTCGTCAACGATCGCAATTACGAAGAATCCGACGAAATATCTAGCAAAAAATTAACAGCTATGGCTCTCGATGTGGCAAGAGCTCTCAGCTATTTGGCTCAGCTCAAATACGTTCACAG gAATGCTACCGGTGAGATGGATGGCCCCCGAATCTCTGGGACTGGGAATATTCACACCGGCATCCGACGTCTGGTCCTACGGTGTTCTACTCTACGAAATAATAACCTTCGGAAGTTTTCCCTTCCAAGGATTGAGCAACAACGAGGTCCTGGAGCACGTAAAGACGGGAAACACGATAGCCATTCCATCGGGAATAAAGGCCCCCCT GGAAAACCTTATACGTTCCTGCTGGAAAATCGATCACAAGTTGCGACCAAACGCGCCGGAAATCGTCGATTTCCTCGCGACGAATCCGCGGCTGTTATCGCCGTGCCTCGACGTCCCCTTGGCGAGTGTGCAGCTCGAGCATACGGGTCAGGTCGACATTCAGCTGCCGGAAAAGTTCCGTAA